The Ralstonia pseudosolanacearum genome includes the window CAACCCGCGTCTGGTGCGTGGCCTGGACTACTACAACCTGACCGTGTTCGAATGGACGACCGACAAGCTCGGCGCGCAGGGCACGGTGGCCGGCGGTGGCCGCTATGACCCGCTGATCGAACAGATCGGCGGCAAGCCTGCGCCGGCTTGCGGCTGGGCGATGGGCGTGGAGCGCATCATCGAACTGCTGCGCGAGGAGAATCTGGCGCCCGAGCCGCAGGGCTGCGACGTCTATATCGTCCACCAGGGCGATCAGGCGCAGGTGCAGGCGCTGGTGGCGGCCGAACGGCTGCGCGATGCCGGCCTCGACGTGATCCTCCATTGCTCGCCCGAAGGCCGCAACGGCAGTTTCAAGTCGCAGTTCAAGCGCGCCGACGCGAGCGGGGCATCCTATGCGGTTATCATTGGCGACGACGAAGTCGCGGCCGGCGTGGCCCAGCTCAAGCCGCTGCGCGGCGACCCGAGCGCGGATGCGCAGCAGACGGTGCCGGCCGACCAACTGGTCGACCGGCTGATCGACGCCATGGTGGCGAACAGCGACTGACGATTTCTATCTAGCAAGCATGGCCTACGATCTCGAAGAACAGGAACAACTGGAGAGCCTCAAGCACTGGTGGCGCGACAACGGCAACGTGGTGACGTGGATCGTCATCGTGGTGCTGCTCGCCCTGGCGGGCTGGTTCGGCTGGAAGAACTGGCAGCGCAAGCAGGCGGGCGAAGCCTCGGTGCTGTACGAGCAGGTGCAGAAGGCGGTCGACGCCAAGGACACCGAGAAGATCAAGCGCGCAGCCGCCGACATGGAAGACAAGTTCGGCCGCACCGCCTACGCGCAGATGGGCGCGCTGTCGGCCGCCAAGGCGCTGTACGAGGCCAACGACGCGGCGGGCGCCAAGGCGCAGCTGCAATGGACCATCGACCACGCCGGCGACGATGAGTACAAGGCGGTCGCCAAGCTGCGCCTGGCCGGCCTGCTGCTCGACGAGAAGGCCTACGACCAGGGGCTCGCGCTCGTCTCGGGCGATGTCGCGCCGGCCTTCGCCGCGCTGTACGCCGACCGCCGGGGCGACCTGCTGGCCGCGCAGAACAAGAAGGACGAGGCCCGTACGGCCTACAAGCTGGCGCTGGAGAAGTTCGGCCAGGCCGACGCGTCGGCACGCCAGATTGTGCAATTCAAGCTGGATGCGCTGGGCGGCGCCTGATCGGCCTGCGCATCATCCGGCCTGCGCGATTCAACGCATAACAAAGGATTTCGATTTCATGATTCACGCACTTGAGCAGGGTGGCGTCGCGCGTGCGGCGCGGGTGACGATGTTGGTGCTGGCCGCGGCCGCCGTGTTGGGCGGCTGCTCGCTGTTCAGCAGCAAGAACAAGCACGAGCCCGCCAAGCTGCAGGATGTCCAGCAGGTGCTGGCCGTGCGCCAGGCGTGGAACGTGAGCGTCGGCAAGAGCGGCCGCTACGTGATGCAGCCGGCCGTGGCCGGCAGCAACGTCTACGTCTCGTCGGCCGGCGGCACGGTCACCGCGCTGGAAGGCGCGACCGGCCACACCGTCTGGCAGGGCAAGGCCGGTGTCGACCTGACTTCCGGTCCGGGCAGCGATGGCACCCTGACGGCCGTGGCCGGCGAGAAGGGCGCCGTCATTGCCTTCGACGACAAAGGGGCGCAGAAGTGGAAGGCCTCGATCAACGGTGAAGTGCTGACCGCACCGCTGGTCGGTCAGGGCCTGGTGGTGGTGCGCACCACCGATGGCCGCATCCTGGGCCTGGATGGCGCCAGCGGCGACCGCAAGTGGATCTACCAGCGTTCGCCGTCCGCACTGAACCTGCGCAGCAGCCTGCCGATGGTCTTCGCCGGCGACAACGTCGTGCTGGGCTTTGCCGGTGGCAAGCTGGGCGCGGTTGCGGTCAACAACGGCGCGCTGCGGTGGGAGGCCACGGTGTCGTATCCCCGTGGCGTGTCGGAGATCGAACGCCTGAACGACGTGACCGGCACCCCGTCGATCGACGGCCAGCAGGTGTGCGCCGTCAGCTTCCAGGGCCGCGTGGCATGCTTCGACGTCACGACCGGCGCGCCGCGCTGGGGCCGCGATTTCTCGTCGCCGACCGGCGTGACGCAGGAAGACGGCAATCTGTTCGCGGCGGACGACAAGTCGATCGTCTACGGCTTCAACGCGCAGAATGGCGCCGATCTGTGGAAGAACGAAGCGCTGCTGTGGCGCGAGCTGGGTGCGCCGCTGGCGTTCGGCCGCGCCGTGATCGTCGGCGATTTCGAAGGCTGGCTGCATTTCCTGTCGCGTGATGACGGCAAGTTCGTCGCGCGCGTGAAGACCGATGGCAGCGCCATCAGCGCCGCGCCGGTCGTGGTGGGCCAGACGCTGGTCGTGCAGACGCGCGGCGGCAGCGTCTACGGCTACGTGCCGAAATAAGAGCAGGACGGCTTGCCGCGCGCCGCAGAGGCTGCGCCGGCAGGCGATTCATTTCCGGGGCGGCGCCGCCGTCCCATCCCGGCGCCCGCGACCATCGCGGGCGCGTTGCATCTGTGCGGAGGACCGTGCCGGTGCCCGTTGAGTTGCATCAACCCGAATCTGCCGTGGCGCCATTCGCGCGCGGCGCATACGCATGAAACCAGTCATCGCCCTCGTGGGGCGGCCGAATGTCGGCAAATCGACCCTGTTCAACCGCCTGACGCGCTCGCGTGACGCGCTCGTCGCGGACTTGCCGGGCCTGACGCGCGACCGCCACTACGGCGAGGGCCGCGTCGGCGAGCGTCCGTTCATCGCCATCGATACCGGCGGCTTCGAGCCTGTCGCCAAGGAAGGCATCGTTGCCGAGATGGCCAAGCAGACACGCCAGGCCGTGGTCGAGGCCGACGTGGTCATCTTCATCGTCGACGGACGCCTGGGGCTGGCGCCGCAGGATCGCGTGATCGCGGACTACCTGCGCAAGACCGGTCGCCGCATCCTGCTGGCCGTCAACAAGGCCGAAGGCATGAAGTACACCGCCGTGGCCACCGACTTCTATGAGCTGGGTCTGGGCGATCCGCGCGCCATCTCCTCCGCGCATGGCGACGGTGTGCGCGAACTCGTGGACGAGGCGCTCGATCTGGCGTTCGCCGAGCGTCCTGAGCTTGCCGAGGCAGCGGAGGGTCACGACCACGGCACGCGCATCGCCATCGTCGGCCGGCCGAATGTGGGCAAGTCGACCCTGGTGAACGCGCTGATCGGTGAGGAGCGCGTGATCGCGTTCGACATGCCCGGCACCACGCGCGATGCCATCTACGTGGACTTCGAGCGCAACGGCAAGCCGTACACCCTCATCGATACGGCCGGCCTGCGCAAGCGCGGCAAGGTGTTCGAGGCGATCGAGAAGTTCTCGGTGGTCAAGACGCTGCAGTCCATCGCGGATGCCAATGTGGTGGTGCTGCTGCTCGATGCGCAGCAGGACATTTCCGACCAGGACGCGCACATCGCGGGCTTCATCGTGGAGTCGGGGCGGGCGCTGGTGATCGGCGTCAACAAGTGGGACGGCCTGGACGGCCACGCGCGCGACCGCATCAAGCACGACATGGAGCGCAAGCTGCAGTTCCTGTCGTTCGCCAACGTGCACTACATTTCGGCCAAGCAGCGCACCGGCATCGGCGCATTGATGAAATCGGTGGACGACGCTTACGCCGCCGCCATGGTCAAGCTGCCGACGCCCAAGCTCACGCGCGTGCTGCAGGATGCGGTCGAGTTCCAGCAGCCGCGGCGCGCTGGTGTCTCTCGGCCGAAGCTGCGCTATGCGCACCAGGGCGGTTCCAATCCGCCGATCGTGGTGATCCACGGAAATGCGCTGTCGAATATCCCGGAAACCTATCGCCGTTTTCTGGAAGGTCGGTTTCGCGACGCTTTCCAGCTCAAAGGCACGCCGCTGCGCATCGAATTTCGTACGAACAAAAACCCGTACGCCCAATCCAAGGAGTGAGGGCTGCGTCGGCAGTGCTCGACAGTGGGAGCGTGTGGCGCGGGGAGGCGCAAAGGCAGCGCGGGAGGAGTCACCAGAACGCCGGGCAGGGCGGCATCGTCCGGAGTTTCCGTTTGCTTTCCTTGATTTCTACGGCTAAATTCTCGGAACATGGCGCTCTGAGCGCCATTGATGTTTGCTTGGTACCATCTGGCCGACTCTTTTGACGAACTTTTTTTGCGTCGCCTGCTTGAATCAGGGGTCCCCGGCCCCCATAACCCATCACTAAACCTATAAATCTGGAGTGTGCCATGAGCAACAAAGGGCAATTGCTACAAGACCCGTTTCTGAATGCGCTGCGCAAGGAGCATGTGCCGGTGTCGATCTATCTCGTCAACGGTATCAAGCTGCAAGGCAATATCGAATCGTTCGACCAATATGTCGTTCTGCTGCGCAATACCGTCACGCAGATGGTGTACAAGCATGCGATTTCCACCGTGGTGCCGGCACGTGCCGTGAATTTCCGCGTGGATGAGGCCTCCGACGCCTGAGTCGTCGCCTGACCGCCCGCCGCCGTTCGCGCGGCGGGTGCATCTCCCCCGGTTTTCCCCGTTTCCCCCAATTCCCGCTTGCCATCCCATCCCACCTCCAGCACGGAGCCGACGCGTGCCATTCTGGTCGCTGTCGATTTCGGCAAACATGATTTCCAGGAAAGTCTGAGCGAACTGGCGCTGCTGGCCTCGACCGCGGGCTCCGAGCCGGTGCGTTCTGTGACAGGCCGTCGCTCCCGGCCCGACGCCGCGCTGTTCATCGGCGCGGGCAAGGCCGAGGAGGTGAAGATCGCGGCGGACGAAGAGGACGCCGAGATCGTCATCTTCAACCATGCGCTGAGTCCGGCGCAGCAGCGCAACCTGGAGCGCTTCTTCGGCCGCCATGTGGTGGACCGGACCGGCCTGATCCTCGACATCTTCAGTCAGCGCGCGCAGAGCCACGTCGGCAAGGTGCAGGTGGAACTCGCACGCGTGCGCTACCAGGCTTCGCGCCTGGTGCGTGCGTGGAGCCACCTGGAGCGGCAGAAGGGCGGGATCGGCATGCGCGGCGGCCCGGGCGAGCGTCAGCTCGAACTGGACCGCCGGATGCTGGACGAGCGCGCCAAGCGGCTGTCGGGCGAGCTCGACCGGCTGCAGCGCCAGCACGATACGCAACGGCGCGCGCGCAGCCGCAACGATGCGTTTTCCGTGTCGCTGGTCGGCTATACCAACGCCGGCAAGTCGACGCTGTTCAATGCATTGACCAAGGCGCGGGCCTACGCCGCCAACCAGCTGTTCGCCACGCTGGACACGACCTCCCGCCGGCTCTATCTGGAAGGGCTGGGCAACGTGGTGCTGTCGGACACCGTCGGCTTTATCCGCGATCTGCCGACGCAGCTGGTGGCGGCTTTCCGCGCCACCCTGGAAGAGACCGTCCACGCCGACGTGCTGCTGCACGTGGTGGATGCCGCGAGCGCGGTCAAGCACGAGCAGATGGAGCAGGTCGACCGCGTGCTGGCCGAGATCAATGCCAGCGACATCCCGCAGATCCTGGTGATGAACAAGATCGACGCGGCCGAGGAACTGCGCACGCAGGGACCGCGCATCGAGCGCGACGAGGCCGGCGCGGTGCGCCGCGTGTTTGTCTCCGCACTCGAAGGGGCCGGGCTTGAACTGCTGCGCGAGGCCCTGGTCGAGACGGCGATCCGCCTGCGCGAGCACCCGCCGTCGCGCGACGGCGATTTCGATCCGCGTTTCGATACTCGCCGGGAGACCTCGTCCGCGCAACGCGACGAACTGTCGCAGGAGCCGCCCGCAAGTGCGCTTCCCGCCGAGCGCGGCGGACGAGACTGATAGAATCCGCTGTTACATCCTTTGCCGTCAGACAATCAGGACAAGCCCAACCGCTCATGCCCGAGATTTCGACCCCGTCATCTTCCCCGGCTTTACCCGCGCCCGCGCGAGGCCTGTGGCACCGCCTGCGCGTGCTGCTTTCGCTGAACGACCCACGGTGGGGGCGTGGCGATGACAACAACGCCGAGCGCGAAGACAAGGACGATCCGAAGCGTCAAAGCAAGCCGCCCCAGGATGGTCCGCCCGACCTGGACGAGTTGTGGCGCGACTTCAACCGCCGTCTGAACAACCTGTTCGGCCGCAAGGAAGGCGGCAACGGTAATGGCCCGACGCCGCTGCGCCCCGGCAACGGCCGCGCGGGCTCCGGCCTGGGCGTCGGCGTGCTGCTGGCGGTGCTGGTGGTGCTGTGGCTGGCCAGTGGTTTCTTCATCGTGCAGGAAGGCCAGACCGGCGTGATCCTGCAGTTCGGCCGCTTCAAGTATCAGGCGACCCCGGGCATCAACTGGCGCTTGCCGTATCCGATCGAGACGCACGAGATCGTCAACCTGTCGGGCGTGCGCACGCTGGAGATCGGCCGCACCACGCAGATCAAGGACACCAATCTGAAGGATTCGTCGATGCTCACGCAGGACGAGAACATCGTCGACGTGCGCTTCTCGGTCCA containing:
- a CDS encoding YfgM family protein, producing the protein MAYDLEEQEQLESLKHWWRDNGNVVTWIVIVVLLALAGWFGWKNWQRKQAGEASVLYEQVQKAVDAKDTEKIKRAAADMEDKFGRTAYAQMGALSAAKALYEANDAAGAKAQLQWTIDHAGDDEYKAVAKLRLAGLLLDEKAYDQGLALVSGDVAPAFAALYADRRGDLLAAQNKKDEARTAYKLALEKFGQADASARQIVQFKLDALGGA
- the der gene encoding ribosome biogenesis GTPase Der, with the protein product MKPVIALVGRPNVGKSTLFNRLTRSRDALVADLPGLTRDRHYGEGRVGERPFIAIDTGGFEPVAKEGIVAEMAKQTRQAVVEADVVIFIVDGRLGLAPQDRVIADYLRKTGRRILLAVNKAEGMKYTAVATDFYELGLGDPRAISSAHGDGVRELVDEALDLAFAERPELAEAAEGHDHGTRIAIVGRPNVGKSTLVNALIGEERVIAFDMPGTTRDAIYVDFERNGKPYTLIDTAGLRKRGKVFEAIEKFSVVKTLQSIADANVVVLLLDAQQDISDQDAHIAGFIVESGRALVIGVNKWDGLDGHARDRIKHDMERKLQFLSFANVHYISAKQRTGIGALMKSVDDAYAAAMVKLPTPKLTRVLQDAVEFQQPRRAGVSRPKLRYAHQGGSNPPIVVIHGNALSNIPETYRRFLEGRFRDAFQLKGTPLRIEFRTNKNPYAQSKE
- the hflX gene encoding GTPase HflX, with the protein product MPSHPTSSTEPTRAILVAVDFGKHDFQESLSELALLASTAGSEPVRSVTGRRSRPDAALFIGAGKAEEVKIAADEEDAEIVIFNHALSPAQQRNLERFFGRHVVDRTGLILDIFSQRAQSHVGKVQVELARVRYQASRLVRAWSHLERQKGGIGMRGGPGERQLELDRRMLDERAKRLSGELDRLQRQHDTQRRARSRNDAFSVSLVGYTNAGKSTLFNALTKARAYAANQLFATLDTTSRRLYLEGLGNVVLSDTVGFIRDLPTQLVAAFRATLEETVHADVLLHVVDAASAVKHEQMEQVDRVLAEINASDIPQILVMNKIDAAEELRTQGPRIERDEAGAVRRVFVSALEGAGLELLREALVETAIRLREHPPSRDGDFDPRFDTRRETSSAQRDELSQEPPASALPAERGGRD
- the hfq gene encoding RNA chaperone Hfq → MSNKGQLLQDPFLNALRKEHVPVSIYLVNGIKLQGNIESFDQYVVLLRNTVTQMVYKHAISTVVPARAVNFRVDEASDA
- the bamB gene encoding outer membrane protein assembly factor BamB, translated to MIHALEQGGVARAARVTMLVLAAAAVLGGCSLFSSKNKHEPAKLQDVQQVLAVRQAWNVSVGKSGRYVMQPAVAGSNVYVSSAGGTVTALEGATGHTVWQGKAGVDLTSGPGSDGTLTAVAGEKGAVIAFDDKGAQKWKASINGEVLTAPLVGQGLVVVRTTDGRILGLDGASGDRKWIYQRSPSALNLRSSLPMVFAGDNVVLGFAGGKLGAVAVNNGALRWEATVSYPRGVSEIERLNDVTGTPSIDGQQVCAVSFQGRVACFDVTTGAPRWGRDFSSPTGVTQEDGNLFAADDKSIVYGFNAQNGADLWKNEALLWRELGAPLAFGRAVIVGDFEGWLHFLSRDDGKFVARVKTDGSAISAAPVVVGQTLVVQTRGGSVYGYVPK